TTTTTTAACAAAATCCTTTTTCACATTTTTGTTAATCCAATAGAGGAATCGTGCCGTGGTACGGTAAGAATCCGTATACTTTTGTTTCGCTGTATACTCAGGTAATTTCCAATTTGCTCCAGCATTATCTATTCCGTCATCAAAACGGACAAAATCCGCTACCCCTTCGGTTACCCACCAAGGTCCGGCCCCATCAGGATAAGCCTGAACAATGTGCATTACTTCATGGGTAACAACATCGATATCACCTGGATTTTTGGCAAACCACTCTGGGCTATATCGTACAATACCTCCAGCTGTTGCGGCCACACCCTTATAATCTGGATCAATAACAAAAGACACTTTTTTGATAGTCTTGCTATTATATTTTTTTGCCAGTTTGGGATAATTAGTAAAATAAGCCGCCACCAATCTCTTCTTTAGTGCAGGACTAAAATCCTTGTCTTTATTGATCCAGATTAAGGTATATCCACCTTTGGTGATACTGTCGACATCTACAGCCACCTTTCGATCATTTTGCGTATGCTGCCAATTATCCTGTGCGGAAAGCGAACAAGAATACATTAAAGCGACAACAGCAAGCGTTCTTTTCAAATATTTAAAGTTCATAATTAGGTTATTGTTATTTTCTTATTTCTTCTTTTTTGTTTTTTTTGAACTCAGCCCATCCTTCAATTCACTTGTCATCGAATATGGAGCTGCACTCAAGGTTGTCCCCCTATTATAGTTTGGTTTAGCTGTCATATCAAAATTAAGATTCCCACCTTCATGGAGTGCCTTATGACTTAACCAGTTTTTACCATAATTTGTTCCATTCAACTGCAGCGCATTGACATAAACATTTTCATTCGAATTCTTAGGTGCATTTATTGTCAATGTCTTACCATTTTCGAAAGTTAATGTAGCTTTTTTAAATAACGGAGCCCCAAGCACATATTCGTCTGTCGCTGGACAAACCGGATAGAAACCTAAAGCAGAAAATACATACCAGGCCGATGTTTGACCATTATCTTCGTCGCCACAATAACCGTCAGGAGTTGGCTTATACATTCTGTCCATAACCTGACGCACCCAATATTGCGTTTTCCATGGTTGGCCTGCATAATTATACAGATATGGCATATGCTGAATCGGCTGGTTACCATGCGCATATTGCCCCATATTAGCAACCTGCATCTCCCGAATTTCATGGATAATACCACCATAGTAGCTATCATCATAATTTGGAGCCTGAACAAATACAGAATCCAGCATATTGACAAAAGTTTTCTCTCCCCCCATTAAATCGATCAGTCCCTGCACATCATGGAAGACACTCCAGGAGTAATGCCAACTATTACCTTCAGTGAATGCATCCCCCCATTTCAATGGATTGAAAGGAGCTTGGAATTTGCCATCTTTATTTTTACCACGCATTAGATTGGTGGAAGGGTCAAATAAGTTCTTATAATTTTGAGCACGTTTAGCATAGAGATCAATCTCAGTCTTAGGACGGTTCAATGCTTTTGCCAATTGGTATATTGTAAAGTCATCATAAGCATATTCTAATGTCCGGGCAGCATTTTCATTGATTTTAACATCATAGGGAACATAGCCTAAGCTATTGTAATATTCAACACCTTTTCGTCCAACAGCGGTCATTGGCCCCTCATTATTTGCACCATGTTGCAAGGC
The window above is part of the Sphingobacterium sp. ML3W genome. Proteins encoded here:
- a CDS encoding basic secretory protein-like protein produces the protein MNFKYLKRTLAVVALMYSCSLSAQDNWQHTQNDRKVAVDVDSITKGGYTLIWINKDKDFSPALKKRLVAAYFTNYPKLAKKYNSKTIKKVSFVIDPDYKGVAATAGGIVRYSPEWFAKNPGDIDVVTHEVMHIVQAYPDGAGPWWVTEGVADFVRFDDGIDNAGANWKLPEYTAKQKYTDSYRTTARFLYWINKNVKKDFVKKLDGAMRSKTYTDDFWKAQTGKTIDELWSAYSQNPKI